A region of Heliangelus exortis chromosome 4, bHelExo1.hap1, whole genome shotgun sequence DNA encodes the following proteins:
- the AASDH gene encoding beta-alanine-activating enzyme isoform X1 — MGDRPQLEGAKRERRQSANEGAGSLRSGAGLTLSRQSAALTLRCYMYYYSDGERKALGSFRWGWRCASEMTLQELVNEAASLYSDRTAVWFDECNDKPSTCYTYAMVVKLATELTVFLQKHCGLQGKCEIGLYCYPGINLPSWILGILQVPAAYCPVDPDAPPLLSSYFMKKSNLQYILVENDKRNKFQMSHLGWFYHKSSAIEHIGLTLFQKSLSDADLNNSQVDDVKSKYELSKAVGDSQPGHTICPDQTDVKTSEGAYMDFVQKYSLAYVLHTSGTTGMPKIVRVPHKCIVPNIHHLKSIFEITEVDVLFLASPLTFDPSVVELFIALASGASILVVPNTIKMMPVELSAALFHHHHVTVLQATPTLLRRFGAHIIKSTVLSANTSLRVLALGGEAFPVLNLLKSWKHRENKTSIFNLYGITEVSSWATCYKIPEEVFSPDFRTDFPVPLGSPLLGTKVEVRDANGSAVLEGEGQIFIGGEERVCFLDDEIAVPVGTMRETGDFARVQNAKLFFLGRKDNQIKRHGKRFNIEYLQQAAEDLCQVEACAVTWFEQEKLILFVVPKDDFEERETLKELQKCLPAHAVPDELVLIKALPLTSHGKVDISELNKIYQNHLNSRRRDSKLSGAEELWERLQYLWKSVLGLLGDSPGIPKDAVFLYSGGDSLKALRFYDEIEMLVGRAVPGLLEVILSCSIEDVYRHILKILFPDKGQLMNHGNVLKRKLSGNSGEDFQGKYIKQKSEGGPEVTSELISFIALSRGNIFFPMNFTKSFLQPSNTVQVGVELLQQPSFLHLNTPSIMKSHMEGHEMKNKILTVTSMENKTDCCSVEQIHAACSQVTTAELALCIRWKSNTRKCVDASPLIVIPSKEVSASVYVGSHSHAMQAIDLDLGEIKWEKNLGDRIESSACISKCGNFIVVGCYDGLVYVLQSRDGEIHWTFVTEDSVKSSAVVDPSSGLVYIGSHDQHVYALDIYEKACIWKLHCEGGAVFSSPCLSSSPHHLYVATLGGLLLAVNPVMGNKIWKSFLGKPLFSSPHCNEKYVCVGCVDGNLYCHTHSGEKVWQFPTNGPVFSSPCISGITEQEIFFGSHDCCIYCCNMEGNLLWKFEATSSVYGTPFIFQSDELKNKILLAAVSTDGKVWILNAKNGTAEGVEKLPGEVFSSPVVWGTKLVVGCRNDYVYCLDLYIRGKKEQLRR; from the exons ATGGGGGACCGGCCGCAGCTTGAGGGTGCCAAAAGAGAGCGACGGCAATCGGCCAACGAGGGCGCCGGATCATTGCGGAGTGGGGCCGGGCTCACCCTGTCCCGCCAATCAGCAGCGCTGACCTTGCGTTGCTATATGTATTATTATAGCGACGGGGAGAGGAAGGCGCTGGGAAGCTTCAGGTGGGGA TGGAGATGTGCATCTGAGATGACTCTTCAGGAGCTTGTGAATGAGGCAGCCAGCCTGTACTCTGACAGGACAGCAGTTTGGTTTGATGAATGTAATGACAAACCTTCAACTTGCTACACATACGCAATGGTGGTAAAGCTTGCCACAGAATTAACAGTTTTCCTTCAAAAGCACTGTGGTCTGcaaggaaaatgtgaaatagGCCTTTACTGCTATCCTGGAATAAATTTGCCATCTTGGATCTTAGG GATTCTTCAAGTTCCAGCTGCCTATTGTCCTGTTGATCCAGATGCACCACCTCTGTTATCCTCCTACTTCATGAAGAAAAGCAATCTTCAATATATTCTTGTGGAGAATGACAAGAGAAAT AAATTCCAGATGTCTCATCTTGGTTGGTTTTACCACAAGTCTTCTGCAATAGAACATATTGGTTTAACTCTCTTCCAAAAGAGCTTGAGTGATGCTGATTTAAATAATTCACAAGTGGATGATGTGAAAAGTAAATATGAGCTTTCCAAGGCTGTGGGTGACTCACAGCCAGGACATACTATTTGTCCAGATCAAACAGATGTAAAAACATCAGAAGGGGCATACATGGATTTTGTCCAGAAATACTCTCTGGCATATGTCTTGCATACATCAGGAACTACAGGAATGCCCAAAATAGTCAGAGTGCCTCATAAATGTATAGTACCAAATATTCACCATCTAAA ATCCATATTTGAGATCACAGAGGTGGATGTGCTCTTCCTGGCTTCTCCTCTAACATTTGACCCATCTGTGGTTGAATTGTTCATTGCTTTGGCAAGTGGAGCCTCTATTCTTGTAGTACCAAACACTATTAAAATGATGCCTGTGGAGCTGTCTGCTGCTCTGTTTCACCATCACCATGTGACAGTGTTGCAG GCAACACCAACACTTCTCAGAAGGTTTGGAGCTCACATTATTAAATCAACAGTGCTGTCTGCAAATACTTCACTCCGTGTCTTAGCCCTGGGTGGTGAAGCATTTCCTGTACTGAATCTCTTGAAAAGTTGGaagcacagggaaaacaaaacaagtatttttaatcTATATGGTATTACTGAAGTGTCAAGCTGGGCCACTTGCTACAAGATTCCTGAAGAGGTTTTTAGTCCTGATTTTAG AACTGATTTCCCTGTACCCTTGGGATCACCGCTCCTTGGAACAAAAGTTGAGGTCAGAGATGCCAACGGTTCTGCAGTTCTGGAAGGCGAGGGACAAATATTTATAG GTGGTGAAGAACGTGTCTGCTTCCTTGATGATGAAATAGCTGTACCTGTGGGTACAATGAGAGAAACAGGGGATTTTGCAAGAGTGCAGAATGCAAAGTTGTTCTTCTTGGGTCGGAAGGACAATCAGATTAAACGTCACGGCAAGCGTTTTAATATTGAATACTTGCAGCAG gCTGCAGAAGATCTATGTCAGGTGGAAGCTTGTGCAGTGACCTGGTTTGAGCAGGAGAAACTTATCCTGTTTGTTGTACCCAAAGATGACTTTGAAGAGAGAGAAACACTTAAAGAACTCCAGAAATGTCTGCCAGCTCATGCAGTTCCTGATGAGCTTGTACTCATTAAAGCTTTGCCTTTAACATCACATG GCAAAGTTGATATATCTGAACTGAACAAGATTTACCAGAACCATCTAAACTCCAGGAGGCGTGACAGTAAACTGAGTGGAGCAGAGGAATTGTGGGAAAGATTGCAGTATTTATGGAAG tctgttttGGGCCTCCTAGGTGATTCCCCTGGAATTCCTAAAGATGCAGTATTTCTGTACAGTGGTGGAGACTCCTTAAAGGCTCTACGATTTTATGATGAAATTGAGATGTTAGtaggcagagctgtgcctggaCTCCTTGAAGTTATTCTCAGCTGCTCAATTGAAGATGTTTATAGACATATTcttaaaattctgtttccagATAAAGGCCAATTAATGAATCATGGTAatgttctgaaaagaaaattaagtggGAACAGCGGAGAGGACTTCCAgggaaaatatattaaacagaAATCTGAAGGAGGTCCCGAGGTCACTTCAGAGCTAATTTCATTTATTGCACTaagcagaggaaatatttttttccccatgaattTCACCAAGTCTTTTCTGCAACCCAGTAATACAGTACAGGTAGGAGTGGAACTGCTGCAGCAACCATCTTTCCTGCATTTAAATACTCCAAGTATAATGAAGAGCCACATGGAAGGGCATGAAATGAAGAACAAGATTTTAACAGTTACGagcatggaaaataaaactgactgTTGCTCTGTAGAGCAGATCCATGCAGCATGTAGTCAGGTAACAACAGCAGAGTTGGCATTATGCATAAGATGGAAGTCAAATACAAGAAAATGTGTTGATGCTTCACCATTGATTGTAATACCATCTAAAGAAGTGTCTGCATCTGTGTATGTGGGCTCTCATTCTCATGCAATGCAGGCAATTGATCTGGATTTGGGAGAAATAAAATGGGAGAAGAACCTTGGAGATCGTATTGAATCTTCTGCCTGCATATCTAAGTGTGGAAATTTCATTGTTGTTG GTTGCTATGATGGCTTAGTGTATGTGCTTCaaagcagagatggagaaaTCCACTGGACTTTTGTCACAGAAGACAGTGTGAAAAGCTCTGCAGTTGTAGACCCTTCCAGTGGACTGGTCTACATTGGATCCCATGACCAACATGTGTATGCTTTGGATATTTAT GAAAAAGCTTGTATATGGAAGTTACATTGCGAAGGTGGAGCTGTGTTTTCATCTCCTTGTCTAAGTTCTTCTCCACATCATCTTTATGTTGCTACACTAGGAGGACTATTATTGGCTGTAAATCCA GTGATGGGGAATAAGATTTGGAAGAGCTTCCTGGGAAAACCACTTTTCTCATCTCCTCACTGCAATGAGAAATATGTTTGTGTTGGGTGTGTGGACGGAAACTTATACTGTCACACTCATTCTGGAGAAAAG GTTTGGCAGTTTCCCACTAATGGGCCGGTGTTTTCATCCCCGTGCATCTCTGGTATAACTgagcaagaaatattttttggctCCCATGATTGTTGTATCTACTGTTGTAACATGGAGGGTAATTTACTGTGGAAATTTGAAGCCACTTCAAGTGTATATGGAACACCATTCATTTTCCAAAGTGATGAGTTAAAGAACAAAATTCTTTTGGCAGCAGTATCTACAGATGGCAAAGTGTGGATCCTAAATGCCAAGAATGGAACAGCAGAAGGAGTAGAAAAACTTCCAGGAGAGGTTTTCTCTTCCCCTGTAGTATGGGGAACAAAGCTTGTTGTTGGCTGCAGAAATGATTATGTTTATTGCCTAGATTTGTatataagaggaaaaaaggaacagcTAAGACGTTAG
- the AASDH gene encoding beta-alanine-activating enzyme isoform X2, whose protein sequence is MVLLKCQAGPLATRFLKRFLVLILGGEERVCFLDDEIAVPVGTMRETGDFARVQNAKLFFLGRKDNQIKRHGKRFNIEYLQQAAEDLCQVEACAVTWFEQEKLILFVVPKDDFEERETLKELQKCLPAHAVPDELVLIKALPLTSHGKVDISELNKIYQNHLNSRRRDSKLSGAEELWERLQYLWKSVLGLLGDSPGIPKDAVFLYSGGDSLKALRFYDEIEMLVGRAVPGLLEVILSCSIEDVYRHILKILFPDKGQLMNHGNVLKRKLSGNSGEDFQGKYIKQKSEGGPEVTSELISFIALSRGNIFFPMNFTKSFLQPSNTVQVGVELLQQPSFLHLNTPSIMKSHMEGHEMKNKILTVTSMENKTDCCSVEQIHAACSQVTTAELALCIRWKSNTRKCVDASPLIVIPSKEVSASVYVGSHSHAMQAIDLDLGEIKWEKNLGDRIESSACISKCGNFIVVGCYDGLVYVLQSRDGEIHWTFVTEDSVKSSAVVDPSSGLVYIGSHDQHVYALDIYEKACIWKLHCEGGAVFSSPCLSSSPHHLYVATLGGLLLAVNPVMGNKIWKSFLGKPLFSSPHCNEKYVCVGCVDGNLYCHTHSGEKVWQFPTNGPVFSSPCISGITEQEIFFGSHDCCIYCCNMEGNLLWKFEATSSVYGTPFIFQSDELKNKILLAAVSTDGKVWILNAKNGTAEGVEKLPGEVFSSPVVWGTKLVVGCRNDYVYCLDLYIRGKKEQLRR, encoded by the exons ATGGTATTACTGAAGTGTCAAGCTGGGCCACTTGCTACAAGATTCCTGAAGAGGTTTTTAGTCCTGATTTTAG GTGGTGAAGAACGTGTCTGCTTCCTTGATGATGAAATAGCTGTACCTGTGGGTACAATGAGAGAAACAGGGGATTTTGCAAGAGTGCAGAATGCAAAGTTGTTCTTCTTGGGTCGGAAGGACAATCAGATTAAACGTCACGGCAAGCGTTTTAATATTGAATACTTGCAGCAG gCTGCAGAAGATCTATGTCAGGTGGAAGCTTGTGCAGTGACCTGGTTTGAGCAGGAGAAACTTATCCTGTTTGTTGTACCCAAAGATGACTTTGAAGAGAGAGAAACACTTAAAGAACTCCAGAAATGTCTGCCAGCTCATGCAGTTCCTGATGAGCTTGTACTCATTAAAGCTTTGCCTTTAACATCACATG GCAAAGTTGATATATCTGAACTGAACAAGATTTACCAGAACCATCTAAACTCCAGGAGGCGTGACAGTAAACTGAGTGGAGCAGAGGAATTGTGGGAAAGATTGCAGTATTTATGGAAG tctgttttGGGCCTCCTAGGTGATTCCCCTGGAATTCCTAAAGATGCAGTATTTCTGTACAGTGGTGGAGACTCCTTAAAGGCTCTACGATTTTATGATGAAATTGAGATGTTAGtaggcagagctgtgcctggaCTCCTTGAAGTTATTCTCAGCTGCTCAATTGAAGATGTTTATAGACATATTcttaaaattctgtttccagATAAAGGCCAATTAATGAATCATGGTAatgttctgaaaagaaaattaagtggGAACAGCGGAGAGGACTTCCAgggaaaatatattaaacagaAATCTGAAGGAGGTCCCGAGGTCACTTCAGAGCTAATTTCATTTATTGCACTaagcagaggaaatatttttttccccatgaattTCACCAAGTCTTTTCTGCAACCCAGTAATACAGTACAGGTAGGAGTGGAACTGCTGCAGCAACCATCTTTCCTGCATTTAAATACTCCAAGTATAATGAAGAGCCACATGGAAGGGCATGAAATGAAGAACAAGATTTTAACAGTTACGagcatggaaaataaaactgactgTTGCTCTGTAGAGCAGATCCATGCAGCATGTAGTCAGGTAACAACAGCAGAGTTGGCATTATGCATAAGATGGAAGTCAAATACAAGAAAATGTGTTGATGCTTCACCATTGATTGTAATACCATCTAAAGAAGTGTCTGCATCTGTGTATGTGGGCTCTCATTCTCATGCAATGCAGGCAATTGATCTGGATTTGGGAGAAATAAAATGGGAGAAGAACCTTGGAGATCGTATTGAATCTTCTGCCTGCATATCTAAGTGTGGAAATTTCATTGTTGTTG GTTGCTATGATGGCTTAGTGTATGTGCTTCaaagcagagatggagaaaTCCACTGGACTTTTGTCACAGAAGACAGTGTGAAAAGCTCTGCAGTTGTAGACCCTTCCAGTGGACTGGTCTACATTGGATCCCATGACCAACATGTGTATGCTTTGGATATTTAT GAAAAAGCTTGTATATGGAAGTTACATTGCGAAGGTGGAGCTGTGTTTTCATCTCCTTGTCTAAGTTCTTCTCCACATCATCTTTATGTTGCTACACTAGGAGGACTATTATTGGCTGTAAATCCA GTGATGGGGAATAAGATTTGGAAGAGCTTCCTGGGAAAACCACTTTTCTCATCTCCTCACTGCAATGAGAAATATGTTTGTGTTGGGTGTGTGGACGGAAACTTATACTGTCACACTCATTCTGGAGAAAAG GTTTGGCAGTTTCCCACTAATGGGCCGGTGTTTTCATCCCCGTGCATCTCTGGTATAACTgagcaagaaatattttttggctCCCATGATTGTTGTATCTACTGTTGTAACATGGAGGGTAATTTACTGTGGAAATTTGAAGCCACTTCAAGTGTATATGGAACACCATTCATTTTCCAAAGTGATGAGTTAAAGAACAAAATTCTTTTGGCAGCAGTATCTACAGATGGCAAAGTGTGGATCCTAAATGCCAAGAATGGAACAGCAGAAGGAGTAGAAAAACTTCCAGGAGAGGTTTTCTCTTCCCCTGTAGTATGGGGAACAAAGCTTGTTGTTGGCTGCAGAAATGATTATGTTTATTGCCTAGATTTGTatataagaggaaaaaaggaacagcTAAGACGTTAG